The following are encoded together in the Equus quagga isolate Etosha38 chromosome 15, UCLA_HA_Equagga_1.0, whole genome shotgun sequence genome:
- the LOC124226431 gene encoding vomeronasal type-1 receptor 4-like: MALIIIKGIIFIFITGPGIMGNIFVFITYMCIFFQGTEKKSIYLILMHLAFANTILLFFKGIPKTIATFGLISFLNDGVCKTVVYLERVARGLTVCTTSFLTVVQAITIIPSAPGWAKLKSRSKWHIFCFFLFFWIFNSLLSMNLLYYIQSISSINSSQNSDNNRYCYFIPESQKVTRIFLILMGIRDALCQCLTGWASVYMVFLLHKHHKHVLYLQNSKILYRTPPEIRAAQSVLLLMLCFLFFYWTDCIFSLYFNSSFDNNFIELNILEILNLGYASLSPFVLIHRHG, encoded by the coding sequence ATGGCTTTGATAATAATTAAAGGAataatattcatctttataaCTGGACCTGGTATTATGgggaacatttttgttttcatcactTATATGTGCATTTTCTTTCAGGGCACTGAAAAAAAATCGATATATCTAATTCTAATGCACTTAGCTTTTGCAAATACCATACTACTTTTTTTCAAGGGAATCCCAAAGACAATAGCAACTTTTGGTTTGATAAGCTTCCTAAATGATGGAGTCTGTAAAACTGTTGTTTATCTGGAAAGGGTGGCTCGGGGACTGACAGTCTGCACGACCAGTTTCCTCACTGTGGTCCAGGCCATCACCATCATCCCCAGCGCCCCTGGGTGGGCAAAGCTGAAGTCAAGGTCCAAATGGCAtatcttttgcttctttctcttcttttggatATTCAATTCCTTGCTAAGCATGAACTTACTCTATTACATCCAAAGCATCAGCAGCATAAACAGCTCACAAAATAGTGACAATAAcagatattgttattttatacCAGAAAGCCAGAAAGTGACGaggatttttctcattctaatggGCATACGAGATGCCCTGTGTCAGTGTCTAACGGGCTGGGCAAGTGTCTACATGGTATTTCTTCTCCACAAGCACCACAAGCATGTCCTCTACCTTCAGAACTCCAAGATTCTCTACCGAACTCCCCCTGAGATCAGAGCCGCTCAAAGTGTTCTCCTTTtgatgctttgttttcttttcttttattggacagattgtattttttctttatattttaattcctcttttgATAATAACTTTATAGAATTAAATATTCTAGAAATTCTAAACCTTGGTTATGCATCTCTCAGCCCATTTGTGCTAATTCACAGACATGGATGA